Proteins from a genomic interval of Gadus macrocephalus chromosome 2, ASM3116895v1:
- the LOC132475268 gene encoding metalloproteinase inhibitor 2-like isoform X2: protein MSPCGADTAVVIRAKVIAVNKVDVGNDSYGNPVKQVKYDVKLIKMFKGPVMDIEAIYTAPISALCGVTLDIEGQREYLITGKLESDGNVHVTLCDFIEPWDAMSPIQKKSLPERYHMGCACKIVRCETLPCALHADNECLWTDWVLENYISGPQAQHFACIQRRDGSCAWYRGAAQPKKDFLDIEEP, encoded by the exons atgtcgccctgcggggctgacaccgccgtcg TTATTAGAGCAAAGGTCATCGCCGTGAACAAGGTCGATGTTGGCAACGACTCCTACGGGAATCCAGTGAAACAAGTCAAGTATGACGTCAAGCTGATCAAG ATGTTCAAAGGGCCAGTCATGGATATTGAGGCCATCTACACGGCCCCCATCTCTGCTCTCTGTGGAGTGACTCTGGACATTGAAGGCCAGAGGGAGTACCTTATAACAG GTAAACTGGAGAGCGACGGCAACGTGCACGTGACCCTGTGTGACTTCATCGAGCCCTGGGATGCCATGAGCCCCATCCAGAAGAAGAGCCTGCCTGAGAGATACCACATGGGCTGCGCCTGCAAG ATCGTCCGCTGTGAGACCCTCCCCTGCGCGCTGCACGCTGACAACGAGTGCCTGTGGACCGACTGGGTTCTGGAGAACTACATCAGCGGCCCCCAGGCCCAGCACTTCGCCTGCATCCAGCGGAGGGACGGCTCCTGCGCCTGGTACCGTGGAGCGGCCCAGCCCAAGAAGGACTTCCTGGACATCGAGGAACCCTAA
- the LOC132475268 gene encoding metalloproteinase inhibitor 2-like isoform X1: MTWTVNGCLVALAILFAWRVEDFAEACSCSPAHPQQAFCSSDVVIRAKVIAVNKVDVGNDSYGNPVKQVKYDVKLIKMFKGPVMDIEAIYTAPISALCGVTLDIEGQREYLITGKLESDGNVHVTLCDFIEPWDAMSPIQKKSLPERYHMGCACKIVRCETLPCALHADNECLWTDWVLENYISGPQAQHFACIQRRDGSCAWYRGAAQPKKDFLDIEEP, from the exons ATGACTTGGACGGTGAACGGTTGCTTGGTCGCCTTGGCCATCTTGTTCGCCTGGCGGGTGGAAGACTTTGCAGAAGCCTGCAGCTGCTCGCCCGCTCATCCCCAGCAGGCGTTCTGCAGCTCGGACGTCG TTATTAGAGCAAAGGTCATCGCCGTGAACAAGGTCGATGTTGGCAACGACTCCTACGGGAATCCAGTGAAACAAGTCAAGTATGACGTCAAGCTGATCAAG ATGTTCAAAGGGCCAGTCATGGATATTGAGGCCATCTACACGGCCCCCATCTCTGCTCTCTGTGGAGTGACTCTGGACATTGAAGGCCAGAGGGAGTACCTTATAACAG GTAAACTGGAGAGCGACGGCAACGTGCACGTGACCCTGTGTGACTTCATCGAGCCCTGGGATGCCATGAGCCCCATCCAGAAGAAGAGCCTGCCTGAGAGATACCACATGGGCTGCGCCTGCAAG ATCGTCCGCTGTGAGACCCTCCCCTGCGCGCTGCACGCTGACAACGAGTGCCTGTGGACCGACTGGGTTCTGGAGAACTACATCAGCGGCCCCCAGGCCCAGCACTTCGCCTGCATCCAGCGGAGGGACGGCTCCTGCGCCTGGTACCGTGGAGCGGCCCAGCCCAAGAAGGACTTCCTGGACATCGAGGAACCCTAA